Proteins encoded in a region of the Takifugu flavidus isolate HTHZ2018 chromosome 10, ASM371156v2, whole genome shotgun sequence genome:
- the pik3r4 gene encoding phosphoinositide 3-kinase regulatory subunit 4 translates to MGNQLAGIAPSQILSVDSYFSDVHDYEYDKSLGSTRFFKVARAKHREGLVVVKVFAIQDPSLPLTSYKQELEELKIRLHSCYNCLPFQKTSLNEKAAILFRQYVRDNLYDRISTRPFLNNVEKRWLAFQILNAVDQAHKAGVRHGDIKTENVMVTSWNWVLLTDFASFKPTYLPEDNPADFNYFFDTSRRRTCYIAPERFVDGSMFATESDQNTPLVDLTNNNQRSRGELRQAMDIFSAGCVIAELFTEGVPLFDLSQLLAYRKGLFQTEQVLLKIEDRSIRDLVAQMVQREPEKRLTAEEYLKQQRGKAFPDIFYTFLQPYIAQFAKDTFQSADERVLVIHKDLENILHNLRGGSTLPPLGDSDGILSSREEQGLIVLVSVITSCLQTLHSCDSKLAALELVLHLASRLSVDILLDRIAPYLLHFCNDNMPRVRAQAVRTLAKVLALVKEVPRNDVNIYPEYILPGIAHLAQDDATIVRMAYAENIAHLAESALRFLELVQENNVNTEQDLSGEDVEETLHHNENYDSELQALHEMVQQKVVTLLSDSENIVKQSLMENGITRLCIFFGRQKANDVLLSHMITFLNDKNDWHLRGAFFDSIVGVAAYVGWQSSSILKPLLQQGLSDTEEFVIYKALNALTCMCQLGLLQKPHIYEFVSDIAPFSCHPNLWIRYGAVGFITIIAQHLNVADIYCKLMPHLNPFVTQPIIQIDKELVLLSVLKEPVSRSIFDYALRSRDIASLFRHLLLRQKKRMGSIPECPAPDDPAIAQMLKKLLSQGMTEAEEDKLLALKDFMLKSNKAKANMGEQSHQGEAVHTGVIDLNTLGITGRQVDLVKPKTESEDKRVRKHPKQDSTMNEEWKSMFGSQEPPAIQTAMVSDGAVTHVKKSAVALPAPALQSLATGPTYLRRINTCRAELQQLVQQKREQCSAERMAKQMMESAEWESRPPPPGWHPKGLLVAHLHEHKAGVNRIRVSDEHSIFATASNDGTVKVWDSQKMEGKTTTTRSVLTYSRVGGHVKTLAFCQGSHYLAVASDSGSIQVLAVEANKPPKSPKVQPFQSRSLDLQEDGCAVDIHHFNSGAQSVLAYATVNGSLVGWDLRSNSNAWTLRHDLRLGLITSFSVDMHQCWLCLGTSSGTMACWDMRFQLPISNHSHPARARIRRLLMHPLYQSSVIAAVQGNNEVSMWDMETGDRKFTLWASSAPPLSEMQPSPHSIHGIYCSPADGNPLLLTAGSDMRIRFWDLAYPERSYIVAGGANDSLHCPSVLYSRKIIEGTEVVQEIHSKQKSGVAEDSPRRGPEALPVGHHDIITDIATFQTTQGFIVTSSRDGIVKVWK, encoded by the exons ATGGGGAACCAGTTGGCCGGGATCGCCCCCTCTCAGATCTTGTCGGTGGACAGTTACTTTTCCGACGTCCACGACTACGAGTACGACAAAAGTTTGGGCAGCACTCGATTCTTCAAGGTGGCGCGTGCCAAACACCGCGAGGGTCTGGTCGTGGTCAAAGTGTTCGCCATCCAGGATCCTTCACTGCCGCTCACCAGCTAcaaacaggagctggaggagctgaagatcCGTCTCCACTCCTGCTACAACTGCCTGCCCTTCCAGAAGACCTCTCTCAATGAAAAGGCTGCCATCCTGTTTCGCCAGTATGTCCGTGACAACCTGTATGACCGCATCAGCACGCGGCCCTTCCTCAACAATGTGGAGAAGCGCTGGCTGGCCTTCCAGATCCTTAACGCCGTGGACCAGGCACACAAGGCCGGCGTCCGTCACGGCGACATAAAGACTGAGAACGTAATGGTGACCAGCTGGAACTGGGTACTGCTCACAGACTTTGCTAGCTTCAAGCCCACATACCTGCCAGAGGACAATCCTGCTGATTTCAACTACTTCTTTGACACGTCTCGCCGCCGGACGTGCTACATTGCACCTGAGAGGTTTGTGGATGGAAGCATGTTTGCCACAGAGAGCGACCAGAACACACCTCTGGTGGACTTAACCAACAACAACCAGCGGAGCCGGGGGGAGCTCCGGCAGGCCATGGACATCTTCTCTGCAG gctgtgTGATTGCTGAGCTCTTCACCGAGGGCGTCCCGCTCTTCGATCTCTCTCAACTATTGGCCTACCGGAAAGGGTTGTTCCAGACGGAGCAGGTCCTTCTGAAGATTGAGGATCGTAGCATCCGGGATCTG GTGGCTCAGATGGTCCAGAGGGAACCAGAGAAGCGTCTGACAGCTGAGGAGTATTTGaagcagcagaggggaaaagCCTTTCCTGACATCTTTTACACCTTCCTGCAGCCATACATCGCTCAGTTCGCCAAAGACACCTTCCAGTCTGCAGACGAGCGGGTGCTCGTCATTCACAAAGATCTGGAAAACATCCTCCACAACCTGCGTGGAG GCTCCACATTGCCCCCTCTGGGTGATAGCGATGGCATACTGAGCTCCAGGGAGGAGCAGGGTCTCATCGTCCTGGTGTCcgtcatcacttcctgtctgcagacgcTGCATTCCTGCGACTCCAAGCTGGCGGCCCTGGAGCTCGTGCTGCACTTGGCCTCCAGACTCTCTGTCGACATCCTTCTTGACCGCATCGCGCCGTACCTGCTGCACTTCTGCAACGACAACATGCCGCGCGTGCGTGCCCAGGCCGTGCGCACGCTGGCCAAAGTGCTGGCTCTGGTGAAGGAGGTGCCGAGGAATGACGTCAACATCTACCCAGAATACATCCTGCCAGGTATCGCCCACCTGGCCCAGGATGATGCCACCATCGTGAGGATGGCGTATGCAG AGAACATCGCTCACCTGGCCGAAAGTGCGCTGCGTTTCCTTGAGCTGGTTCAGGAGAACAATGTGAACACCGAGCAGGATCTGAGTGGCGAGGACGTGGAGGAAACGCTCCACCACAACGAAAACTACGACTCAG AGCTGCAGGCACTGCACGAGATGGTGCAGCAGAAGGTGGTGACGCTGCTGAGTGACTCGGAGAACATTGTCAAGCAGTCCCTGATGGAGAACGGCATCACGCGCCTCTGCATCTTCTTCGGCCGGCAGAAGGCCAACGATGTGCTCTTGTCCCACATGATCACTTTTCTCAACGACAAGAATGATTGGCACCTGCGAGGCGCCTTCTTTGACAGCATCGTGG GGGTGGCGGCCTACGTGGGCTGGCAGAGCTCATCCATCCTGAAgcccctcctccagcagggccTGAGTGACACCGAGGAATTTGTCATCTACAAAGCTCTGAACGCGCTCACGTGCATGTGTCAGCTGGGACTGTTGCAAAAACCGCACATCTACGAGTTTGTCAGCGACATCG CTCCATTCTCGTGTCACCCAAACCTGTGGATCCGGTACGGCGCCGTGggcttcatcaccatcatcgcgCAGCACCTGAACGTGGCTGACATCTACTGCAAACTGATGCCCCACCTCAACCCGTTCGTTACCCAGCCCATCATCCAG ATCGATAAGGAGCTCGTCCTGCTCAGCGTCCTGAAGGAGCCCGTCAGCCGCTCCATCTTTGACTACGCTCTGAGGTCCAGGGACATCGCCAGCCTCTTCCGCCACCTGCTGCTCCGTCAGAAGAAGCGCATGGGATCCATCCCAGAATGCCCTGCTCCCGACGACCCCGCCATCGCGCAGATGCTGAAGAAGCTCCTGTCACAG GGAATGACTGAAGCGGAGGAGGACAAACTTCTGGCACTCAAAGACTTCATGCTGAAGTCCAACAAGGCCAAAGCCAACATGGGGGAGCAGAGCCATCAGGGGGAGGCGGTCCACACTGGCGTCATCGACCTGAACACGCTCGGCATCACCGGGCGCCAGGTCGACCTGGTCAAACCCAAAACTGAGTCCGAAGACAAGAGAG TGAGGAAACACCCCAAGCAGGACTCCACCATGAACGAGGAGTGGAAGAGCATGTTTGGCTCTCAGGAACCACCCGCCATCCAGACCGCCATG GTCAGCGATGGGGCCGTCACTCACGTCAAGAAGAGCGCCGTGGCTCTGCCGGCGCCCGCGCTGCAGTCGCTGGCCACCGGCCCCACCTACCTGCGGCGCATCAATACCTGCAGAGCGGAGCTTCAGCAACTGGTGCAGCAGAAGAGGGAGCAGTGCAGCGCCGAGCGCATGGCCAAACAGATGATGGAGAGCGCCGAGTGGGAGAGTCGGCCGCCGCCACCAG GGTGGCATCCTAAAGGCCTGCTGGTCGCTCACCTCCACGAGCACAAAGCTGGTGTCAACCGGATCCGCGTGTCTGACGAACACTCCATCTTCGCCACGGCCTCCAATGACGGTACCGTGAAAGTGTGGGACagtcagaaaatggagggaaagacGACCACCACCAG GTCGGTGCTGACCTACTCTCGCGTTGGTGGTCACGTAAAGACGTTGGCCTTCTGTCAAGGCTCCCATTATTTAGCTGTGGCGTCGGACAGCGGATCCATCCAGGTGCTCGCCGTCGAAGCGAATAAACCGCCAAAGTCCCCCAAAGTGCAACCCTTCCAGTCCAG GTCTCTGGACCTGCAAGAGGATGGCTGCGCTGTCGACATCCACCATTTTAACTCGGGCGCTCAGTCGGTGCTGGCGTACGCCACCGTTAACGGGTCACTGGTGGGCTGGGACCTGCGCTCCAACTCCAATGCCTGGACCCTCCGCCATGACCTCCGGTTGGGCCTGATCACGTCCTTCAGCGTCGACATGCACCAGTGCTGGCTCTGCCTCG GTACCAGCAGCGGCACCATGGCATGCTGGGACATGCGGTTCCAGCTGCCCATCTCTAACCACTCCCACCCTGCCCGAGCACGAATCAGGCGGCTGCTCATGCATCCACTCTACCAATCATCTGTCATCGCGG CTGTACAGGGGAACAATGAAGTGTCCATGTGGGACATGGAGACTGGCGATCGCAAATTCACACTGTGGGCGAGTTCAGCGCCTCCGCTGTCTGAGATGCAG ccATCTCCTCACAGTATTCATGGAATCTACTGCAGCCCAGCTGATGGAAATCCTCTCCTGCTCACAGCTGGATCTGACATGAGGATAAg GTTCTGGGACTTGGCGTATCCTGAGCGGTCGTACATCGTGGCTGGAGGCGCCAACGACTCGCTGCACTGCCCTTCAGTGCTGTACAGCAGGAAGATAATTGAAGGGacggaggtggtgcag GAGATTCACAGTAAACAGAAGAGTGGCGTGGCGGAGGACTCCCCCCGCCGTGGCCCCGAGGCCCTCCCTGTAGGAcaccatgacatcatcactgacatCGCCACCTTCCAGACCACCCAGGGCTTCATCGTCACCTCATCCAGAGACGGAATTGTCAAAGTCTGGAAGTGA
- the atp2c1 gene encoding calcium-transporting ATPase type 2C member 1: MLKKRELLLSQTRPPGEDENMVPVLTARKACELPINEVACVLQADLQVGLSHQEVGRRRAYHGWNEFDIGEEEPLWKKYIAQFKDPLILLLLASAVISVLMHQFDDAISITVAIIIVVTVAFVQEYRSEKSLEELGKLVPPECHCVRDGVLEHLLARELVPGDTVCLSVGERVPADLRLFESTDLSVDESSLTGETTPCSKNTSPQTGGTNRDVASCSNIAFMGTLVRCGKAKGIVIGTGENSEFGEVFKMMQAEESPKTPLQKSMDLLGKQLSLYSLSIIGVIMLVGWLQGKRILDMFTIGVSLAVAAIPEGLPIVVTVTLALGVMRMVKKRAIVKKLPIVETLGCCNVICSDKTGTLTKNEMTVTQMFTSDGLHAEVTGVGYNGAGEVLLDGEVIHGFSCPSVAKIVEAGCVCNDSVIRNHTLLGRPTEGALIALAMKMGLESLQQEYVRLEEQPFTSEQKCMAIRCVHRTLRDNPGFFFMKGAFEQVIRLCTSYNSRGSTLPLTHQQRELYQQQVSYMGSAGLRVLAFASGPELGNLTFLGLVGMIDPPRSGVKEAVGTLIGSGVAIKMITGDSQETAISIAARLGFYSKGSQCLSGDEVDQLDLQQLSHMVPRIAVFYRASPRHKLKIVKSLQNIGAVVAMTGDGVNDAVALKAADIGVAMGQTGTDVCKEAADMILVDDDFRTIMSAIEEGKGIYNNIKNFVRFQLSTSIAALTLISVATLMNFPNPLNAMQILWINIIMDGPPAQSLGVEPVDRDVIRKPPRNVKDSIITRGLILKVLVSAFIIVCGTLFVFWRELQDNMITPRDTTMTFTCFVFFDMFNALSSRSQTRMVHEMGLCSNRTFCYAVLASIMGQLLVIYFPPLQSVFQTESLSLTDLLFLLALTSSVCIVSELIKMGERWRGGANRDLPTDFFHDV, encoded by the exons ATGCTGAAGAAACGGGAGCTGCTG CTTTCCCAGACTCGACCCCCCGGAGAAGATGAGAACATGGTCCCAGTACTGACCGCCAGAAAAGCTTGTGAACTCCCCATCAACGAAGTAGCGTGTGTTTTACAG GCGGACCTGCAGGTGGGTCTGAGCCACCAGGAGGTGGGCCGACGGCGAGCGTACCATGGCTGGAACGAGTTCGACATTGGTGAAGAGGAGCCGCTATGGAAGAAATACATTGCACAG TTCAAGGACCCTCTCATCCTGCTCCTGTTGGCGTCGGCTGTCATCAGCGTCCTCATGCACCAGTTCGATGACGCCATCAGCATCACTGTG GCCATCATCATCGTGGTGACCGTGGCCTTCGTCCAG GAGTACCGCTCAGAAAAATCTTTGGAAGAACTGGGGAAACTGGTGCCTCCGGAATGTCATTG TGTGAGGGACGGGGTCCTGGAGCACCTGCTGGCCAGAGAGCTGGTCCCTGGGGACACCGTGTGTCTGTCGGTGGGAGAGAGGGTCCCAGCTGACCTCCGCCTGTTCGAG TCCACAGACTTGTCTGTGGATGAGTCCAGTCTGACGGGAGAAACCACCCCCTGCTCCAAGAACACCTCCCCCCAGACGGGGGGCACCAACAGAGACGTGGCCTCCTGCAGCAACATCGCCTTCATGGGGACGCTGGTGCGCTGCGGCAAAGCCAAG GGCATCGTCATAGGAACCGGCGAGAACTCGGAGTTTGGGGAGGTTTTCAAGATGATGCAGGCGGAGGAG TCTCCGAAGACGCCCCTGCAGAAGAGCATGGATCTGCTGGGGAAGCAGCTCTCGCTCTATTCCCTCAGCATCATAG GGGTCATCATGCTGGTGGGGTGGCTGCAGGGGAAGAGGATCCTGGACATGTTCACCATCGGCGTCAG TCTGGCTGTGGCTGCCATCCCAGAGGGTCTCCCTATCGTGGTGACAGTCACGCTGGCTCTCGGCgtgatgaggatggtgaagaAAAGAGCCATCGTGAAGAAGCTGCCCATCGTAGAAACTCTGG GTTGCTGTAACGTGATCTGTTCAGACAAGACTGGAACTCTGACCAAGAATGAGATGACGGTCACTCAGATGTTCACATCAGATGGGCTCCACGCTGAG GTGACCGGTGTTGGCTACAATGGTGCTGGAGAGGTCCTCCTGGATGGAGAGGTCATCCACGGCTTCTCGTGTCCATCAGTCGCCAAGATCGTGGAG gccggCTGTGTGTGTAATGACTCCGTCATCAGAAATCACACTTTGCTGGGCCGACCAACAGAGGGCGCCCTCATCGCTCTGGCCATGAAG ATGGGTCTGGAGAGTCTCCAGCAGGAGTACGTCCGTCTGGAAGAGCAGCCGTTCACCTCGGAACAGAAGTGTATGGCCATCCGCTGTGTCCATCGGACCCTGCGG GATAACCCTGGATTTTTCTTCATGAAGGGAGCTTTTGAGCAGGTGATCCGTCTGTGCACCTCCTACAACAGCAGAGGCAGCACGCTGCCCCTGActcaccagcagagggagctaTACCAGCAGCAAGTCAGCTACATGGGCAGCGCCGGCCTCAGAG TCCTGGCATTTGCATCAGGACCCGAGCTGGGGAACCTGACCTTCCTGGGTCTGGTGGGCATGATTGACCCACCCAGGTCTGGTGTCAAAGAAGCTGTGGGAACGCTCATCGGTTCTGGTGTCGCCATCAAGATGATTACTGGGGACTCCCAGGAGACTGCCATCTCCATAG ctgctcgTTTGGGCTTCTACTCCAAAGGCAGCCAGTGTCTGTCTGGAGACGAGGTGGatcagctggacctgcagcagctctcacACATGGTCCCCAGG ATCGCTGTATTTTACAGAGCTAGTCCACGCCACAAGCTAAAGATCGTCAAG TCACTGCAGAACATAGGTGCCGTGGTGGCCATGACCGGCGACGGCGTCAATGACGCTGTGGCCCTCAAGGCTGCCGACATCGGCGTTGCAATGGGCCAGACGGGTACCGACGTGTGCAAGGAAGCTGCAGACATGATCCTGGTGGATGACGACTTCCGGACCATCAT GTCAGCCAtcgaggagggaaaaggaatCTACAACAATATCAAGAACTTTGTGCGTTTCCAGCTGAGCAC GAGCATTGCAGCGTTGACCCTTATCTCCGTGGCGACGCTGATGAATTTCCCCAACCCCCTGAACGCCATGCAGATCCTTTGGATCAACATCATCATGGATGGACCTCCTGCTCAGAG CTTGGGGGTGGAGCCTGTTGACAGGGACGTGATCAGGAAGCCGCCTCGTAACGTGAAGGACAGCATCATCACCCGCGGCCTCATCCTCAAGGTGCTGGTGTCGGCCTTCATCATCGTGTGCGGGACGCTCTTTGTCTTCTGGAGAGAG TTGCAGGACAACATGATCACCCCCCGAGACACCACCATGACCTTCACCTGCTTCGTCTTCTTCGACATGTTCAACGCCCTGAGCTCTCGCTCTCAG ACTCGTATGGTCCATGAGATGGGTCTGTGCAGTAACAGGACCTTCTGCTATGCTGTCCTGGCGTCCATCATGGGCCAGCTCCTCGTCATCTATTTCCCTCCCCTGCAGAGTGTCTTCCAGACGGAGAGTCTCAGCCTCACCG ACCTGCTCTTCCTGTTGGCCCTCACGTCATCAGTGTGCATCGTGTCTGAGCTCATCAAGAtgggggagaggtggaggggcggggccaacagAGACCTGCCCACAGACTTTTTCCATGAtgtatga
- the aldh5a1 gene encoding succinate-semialdehyde dehydrogenase, mitochondrial — MSALRVRSSRRLLRQLLSTAAMNRRYTLDVAAPLLRTQSYVDGRWVSAASDFPVVDPCTGQEIVRVSNCGPGDARTAVVAAYEAFQSWKQTTAKVRSQLLRRWFDLLVLHQEDLAKLITFECGKPMREAVGEILYSASFLEWFSEEARRVEGDIIASPFKDRKILFLKQPVGVATIITPWNFPSAMITRKVGAALAAGCTVVVKPAEDTPLSALALAELAEQAGIPPGVFNVVPCSRENTPTVGEVLCTDPLVAKISFTGSTATGKLLLKMAADTVKKASMELGGHAPFIVFDSADVDKAVGGAMASKFRNSGQTCVCSNRFLVQSSIHDRFVEKLHKAMEAELRMGHGSEPDTTQGPLINSRAAEKVALQISDAVSQGAKVLTGGRRLEGSFVEPTLLTDVTTNMLCMKEETFGPLVPVVRFNTEDEAVAIANASNMGLAGYFFSQDVRQIWRVAEALEVGMVGINEGLLSTPEALFGGIKQSGLGAEGSKYGINEYLEVKYVCFGGLAP, encoded by the exons ATGAGCGCCCTCCGTGTGCGGTccagccgccgcctcctccggCAGCTGCTCAGCACCGCCGCCATGAACCGCCGCTACACCCTGGACGTCGCCGCTCCGCTGCTCCGGACTCAGAGCTACGTGGACGGTCGCTGGGTCTCCGCGGCGTCGGACTTTCCCGTCGTGGACCCGTGCACCGGGCAGGAGATCGTCCGGGTGTCCAACTGCGGGCCCGGCGACGCCCGGACGGCCGTGGTGGCTGCGTATGAGGCGTTTCAGTCCTGGAAACAGACGACCGCTAAG GTGAGGAGTCAGCTGCTGAGGAGATGGTTCgacctgctggtgctgcaccAAGAAGACCTGGCCAAGCTCATCACCTTCGAGTGT GGTAAACCCATGCGTGAGGCTGTGGGAGAGATTCTCTACTCCGCGTCCTTCCTGGAGTGGTTTTCCGAGGAGGCTCGGCGGGTGGAGGGAGACATCATAGCTTCACCTTTCAAAGATCGGAAAATTCTGTTCCTCAAACAgcctgtgggcgtggccaccaTCATCACGCCG TGGAACTTTCCCAGTGCCATGATCACCAGGAAGGTCGGAGCTGCTCTGGCTGCCGGCTGCACTGTGGTGGTCAAACCTGCAGAGGACACGCCGCTGTCGGCCCTCGCTCTGGCTGAG CTGGCAGAACAGGCTGGGATCCCACCGGGGGTCTTCAATGTGGTTCCTTGTTCCAGAGAAAACACCCCAACCGTGGGGGAGGTCCTCTGCACCGACCCACTGGTGGCCAAAATCTCCTTCACTGGCTCCACGGCCACTGGCAAG ttgcTGCTGAAAATGGCTGCCGACACTGTGAAGAAAGCGTCCATGGAGCTtggtggccacgcccccttcatTGTGTTCGACAGTGCTGATGTGGACAAggcggtgggcggagccatgGCTTCCAAGTTCAGGAACTCTGGCCAG ACGTGCGTGTGCTCCAACCGCTTTCTGGTTCAGAGCAGCATCCACGACCGCTTCGTGGAAAAGCTTCATAAAGCGATGGAGGCGGAGCTCCGCATGGGTCATGGGTCGGAGCCGGACACCACCCAGGGGCCGCTgatcaacagcagagcagcagagaag GTGGCGCTCCAGATATCAGACGCCGTTTCGCAGGGAGCAAAGGTCCTAACGGGCGGGAGACGTCTGGAAGGGTCATTCGTGGAGCCGACCCTGCTTACTGATGTCACCACCAACATGTTGTGCATGAAGGAGGAGACCTTTGGACCGCTGGTGCCCGTTGTCCG GTTCAACACTGAGGACGAGGCTGTGGCCATCGCCAACGCGTCCAACATGGGCCTCGCCG GGTACTTCTTCTCACAGGATGTGCGTCAGATCTGGCGTGTTGCCGAGGCGTTGGAGGTTGGAATGGTCGGAATCAACGAGGGGTTGCTGTCGACCCCGGAGGCGCTGTTCGGAGGGATCAAACAGTCCGGGCTGGGCGCCGAAGGCTCCAAGTACGGCATCAACGAGTACTTGGAGGTCAAGTACGTTTGCTTCGGCGGCCTGGCGCCCTGA